A genomic segment from Candidatus Zixiibacteriota bacterium encodes:
- the guaB gene encoding IMP dehydrogenase — protein MVKILEHTALTFDDVLLVPNHSKVLPRDVNISTRIAPGIELNIPMLSAAMDTVTEAQLAIALARLGGLGVIHKNMSPERQAGEVDKVKRSESGMIVNPITLPPEKTIGDALEVMKKFAISGIPITEEGRLVGILTNRDLRFHKDLSRLISEVMTSKNLVTVKEGTDLETAKEILHQHRIEKLLIVDDQYMLRGMITVKDIMKKIQYPNACKDEGGRLRVAAAVGVGNDLDKRAELLIEAGVDILCVDSSHGHSQGVMDAVTSLKRKYDKVPIMAGNVATSEGTRALIDAGADSIKVGIGPGSICTTRVVTGGGVPQITAIMNAAETARKAKVPVIGDGGLRYSGDIVKALACGAEAVMIGSLFAGTEESPGETVLYEGRSFKVYRGMGSVGAMKEGSKDRYFQEHQEEASKLVPEGIEGRVPFKGPLADTVNQLIGGLRSGMGLCGAADLAELKDKAKLVRITSAGVLESHPHSVPITKEAPNYRRMY, from the coding sequence ATGGTAAAGATTCTGGAACACACGGCGCTTACTTTCGATGATGTTCTTCTGGTGCCGAATCATTCGAAGGTTCTTCCGCGCGATGTCAACATCTCCACCCGGATCGCTCCCGGTATCGAGTTGAACATTCCCATGCTGTCGGCGGCGATGGATACGGTTACCGAAGCGCAACTGGCGATAGCGCTGGCGCGACTCGGCGGACTGGGCGTAATCCATAAAAATATGTCGCCCGAACGTCAAGCTGGCGAGGTTGACAAAGTGAAGCGTTCCGAATCAGGTATGATCGTCAACCCGATCACCCTTCCACCGGAGAAGACTATCGGCGACGCTCTCGAAGTCATGAAAAAGTTCGCCATTTCCGGAATTCCCATCACCGAAGAAGGTAGGCTGGTCGGCATTCTCACCAACCGCGACCTTCGTTTTCACAAAGACCTCAGCCGGCTGATATCCGAAGTGATGACGTCGAAGAATCTCGTGACGGTCAAAGAAGGAACCGACCTGGAAACCGCCAAAGAGATTCTGCATCAGCATCGCATCGAAAAGCTGTTGATTGTCGATGACCAGTATATGCTCAGGGGGATGATCACGGTTAAAGATATCATGAAGAAGATTCAGTATCCCAACGCCTGTAAAGACGAGGGTGGACGGCTCCGGGTCGCCGCCGCGGTTGGCGTCGGCAACGATCTCGACAAACGCGCGGAGCTTCTGATAGAAGCCGGGGTGGATATACTTTGTGTCGATAGCTCCCACGGTCACAGTCAGGGTGTGATGGATGCGGTTACATCGCTCAAGAGAAAATATGACAAAGTTCCGATAATGGCGGGCAATGTGGCGACCTCGGAAGGAACCCGGGCACTTATTGATGCCGGCGCCGATTCTATTAAAGTGGGGATAGGGCCGGGCTCGATTTGCACCACGAGAGTTGTCACCGGCGGCGGCGTGCCGCAGATCACCGCCATTATGAATGCCGCTGAAACGGCCAGGAAGGCGAAAGTGCCGGTTATTGGCGATGGCGGCCTGAGATATTCGGGTGATATCGTAAAGGCATTAGCGTGCGGCGCCGAGGCGGTTATGATTGGATCGTTGTTCGCCGGCACGGAAGAATCGCCCGGTGAGACGGTGTTGTACGAAGGCCGGTCGTTTAAAGTGTATCGGGGGATGGGTTCGGTTGGCGCCATGAAGGAAGGCAGCAAGGATCGCTATTTCCAGGAGCACCAGGAAGAAGCCTCCAAGCTCGTGCCCGAGGGAATCGAAGGCCGGGTGCCGTTCAAGGGTCCGCTGGCTGATACGGTTAATCAGCTTATCGGTGGACTGCGCTCCGGGATGGGTTTGTGCGGAGCCGCTGATCTTGCTGAACTCAAGGACAAGGCCAAGCTGGTACGCATTACATCGGCGGGCGTGCTTGAATCGCACCCGCACTCGGTGCCGATTACGAAAGAGGCTCCGAACTACCGGCGCATGTATTGA
- a CDS encoding MBL fold metallo-hydrolase translates to MRFGDFEIRTFVEQTFKLDGGSMFGVIPRSMWEKMIPPDDNNLIEMKTNLFVLGAHGKNLIFDTGLGDTLSDREKKIYGTTGESQMESGLASLGLTTADIDYVILTHLHTDHAGGAVKLEDGQFVPRFENARYVASKDEWQAALNPNERTGAVYVPQRYEALAKSRRVNLIEADTEILPGVKAVFTGGHTLGHFALEMQSGGQKVFYYADLFCTSNHMPVAYIPAVDLFPDQSMEVKRKKLPEILADDVVMAFDHDISIPLGRVRQDGKRIVVDKVE, encoded by the coding sequence ATGCGATTCGGTGATTTCGAAATAAGAACCTTCGTCGAGCAGACTTTCAAGCTCGACGGAGGTTCCATGTTTGGTGTTATCCCACGTTCGATGTGGGAAAAGATGATTCCCCCCGACGACAACAACCTTATCGAAATGAAAACCAACCTGTTCGTTCTGGGCGCGCACGGCAAGAATCTCATCTTCGATACCGGGCTGGGGGACACTCTCAGCGACAGGGAAAAGAAAATCTACGGTACGACCGGGGAGTCGCAGATGGAAAGCGGCCTGGCATCTCTTGGCTTGACGACAGCGGATATCGATTATGTGATTCTGACGCACCTTCATACCGATCACGCCGGGGGCGCGGTGAAACTTGAGGATGGGCAGTTTGTCCCGCGGTTCGAAAATGCCCGCTATGTAGCTTCCAAGGACGAATGGCAGGCGGCGCTTAACCCCAACGAACGCACCGGCGCGGTGTATGTGCCGCAAAGATATGAAGCGCTCGCAAAATCGAGGCGGGTGAATTTGATCGAGGCCGACACGGAGATTCTTCCCGGCGTCAAAGCGGTGTTCACCGGTGGTCATACGTTGGGGCATTTCGCTCTTGAGATGCAGTCCGGTGGACAAAAAGTATTTTACTATGCCGACCTGTTTTGCACGTCAAATCATATGCCGGTGGCATACATCCCGGCGGTGGATCTGTTTCCTGATCAATCTATGGAAGTCAAACGAAAGAAACTACCGGAGATTCTGGCTGATGACGTGGTGATGGCCTTTGATCACGACATAAGTATCCCGCTCGGCAGGGTGCGGCAGGACGGCAAACGGATTGTGGTGGACAAAGTCGAGTAG
- a CDS encoding methylmalonyl-CoA mutase family protein encodes MPRFFTISGEDIDELYTPLSVNGAESENYYDKNIGLPGEFPYTRGVHHTLYRTKLWTMRQFAGMGTPKQTHDRFKYILKQGGTGLSTAFDLPTLMGYDSDHPRSLGEVGKCGVAVDTLADMEIIFGDIDLGKVSTSMTINSPASMLLAMYLAVAEKQGVSFDQVRGTLQNDILKEYIAQKEFIFPPRPSIRLITDMMEYCTKHVPQWNTISISGYHIREAGATAVQELAFTLADGFCYIESAIEAGQDVDDFAPRLSFFFNAHSDFFEEIAKYRAARRIYAKRMRDKYKAKNPKSWLLRFHTQTAGCSLTAQQPENNIVRTTTQALSAVLGGTQSLHTNSMDETLALPSEKAALIALRTQQVIAYETGVANTIDPLGGSWFVEALTDKMEAEAEAYFEEIDRRGGVLACIEEGFFQKELAQSAYRFQREIETKERVIVGINDYILEDEKLEIPVLKIDPQVEKDQVAFVRKIKAERDNEAVKRTLAKLREVAAGDGNTFEAILDCARVYVSVGEMCDVLREEWGEYVENQAALQAS; translated from the coding sequence ATGCCGCGCTTCTTTACCATCTCGGGCGAGGATATCGACGAATTATACACCCCGCTGTCCGTAAACGGGGCAGAGTCCGAGAACTACTACGACAAAAATATTGGACTCCCCGGAGAGTTTCCGTATACGCGCGGCGTTCATCACACTCTGTATCGAACCAAGCTGTGGACCATGCGCCAGTTCGCCGGAATGGGCACCCCCAAACAGACTCACGACCGATTCAAATACATTCTCAAGCAGGGTGGAACCGGTCTTTCAACGGCGTTTGACCTGCCGACTCTGATGGGCTACGATTCGGATCATCCGCGCTCGCTGGGCGAGGTTGGCAAATGCGGCGTTGCCGTGGACACGCTGGCGGATATGGAAATAATTTTCGGTGATATCGATTTGGGCAAAGTGTCGACATCGATGACCATCAACTCGCCGGCATCGATGCTGCTGGCCATGTATCTCGCGGTTGCCGAGAAGCAGGGGGTATCGTTTGATCAGGTGCGTGGTACCCTTCAGAACGATATTCTCAAGGAATACATCGCGCAGAAAGAGTTCATCTTTCCGCCCAGACCATCCATCAGACTTATCACCGACATGATGGAGTACTGCACCAAACACGTGCCGCAGTGGAATACGATCTCGATCTCGGGCTATCACATTCGCGAGGCGGGCGCCACGGCGGTGCAGGAGTTGGCCTTTACGCTGGCTGATGGTTTCTGCTATATCGAGTCGGCCATCGAGGCCGGGCAGGATGTCGATGATTTCGCGCCGAGACTCTCGTTCTTTTTCAATGCCCACTCGGATTTCTTCGAGGAGATAGCCAAATACCGCGCGGCTCGTCGAATTTACGCCAAGCGGATGCGAGATAAATACAAAGCCAAAAACCCTAAGAGCTGGTTGCTTCGTTTCCACACTCAGACAGCGGGCTGTTCATTGACCGCCCAGCAGCCGGAGAACAATATCGTCCGCACGACCACCCAGGCGCTCTCGGCGGTGCTTGGCGGCACTCAGTCGCTACATACCAATTCCATGGATGAAACGCTGGCGCTGCCGTCGGAGAAAGCCGCCCTGATTGCCCTTCGTACGCAGCAGGTGATAGCCTATGAGACGGGTGTGGCCAATACCATCGATCCGCTCGGCGGTTCGTGGTTTGTCGAGGCACTGACCGACAAAATGGAAGCTGAAGCGGAAGCCTATTTCGAAGAAATCGACCGTCGGGGCGGTGTGCTGGCCTGTATCGAAGAAGGCTTCTTCCAGAAGGAACTGGCGCAGTCGGCCTATCGTTTCCAGAGAGAAATTGAAACCAAAGAGCGGGTTATTGTCGGTATCAATGACTATATCCTCGAAGACGAAAAGCTTGAAATCCCCGTTCTCAAGATAGATCCGCAGGTTGAAAAAGACCAGGTGGCGTTCGTCCGGAAAATCAAGGCGGAGCGCGACAACGAGGCGGTCAAAAGGACCCTTGCGAAATTGAGAGAGGTCGCCGCCGGCGACGGCAATACTTTCGAGGCGATTCTCGACTGCGCCCGGGTGTACGTGAGTGTCGGGGAAATGTGTGATGTTCTGCGCGAGGAGTGGGGAGAGTACGTGGAGAACCAGGCCGCCCTTCAGGCCTCGTAA
- a CDS encoding C4-type zinc ribbon domain-containing protein — MADPGKETLVQNQIEQLLKLQIIDYDLGELERSKEYLPDMMENLNREIQESQARYEGTAQGLEDAKVKQQTLELEIASKEAELQKYQQQMMSIKTNKEYDALVAEIDSVKNEISTKETELLETIELITTLEKNAVEFKEKLDQVTENNTKQLEILQQKIDSIGDTTSVKRGERKEVASMIPRPIMSSYERVRKGKGGSAVVAIKHRACGACYKALTPKKIQDIRKAESILTCDNCGRLLYWDDNESN; from the coding sequence ATGGCAGACCCCGGCAAGGAGACCCTGGTGCAAAACCAAATCGAACAGCTTCTAAAACTTCAAATAATAGACTACGACCTCGGCGAACTGGAGAGATCAAAAGAATACCTTCCCGATATGATGGAGAACCTCAACCGGGAAATCCAGGAAAGCCAGGCCAGATACGAGGGCACCGCGCAGGGCCTCGAAGACGCCAAGGTCAAACAACAGACCCTTGAACTCGAGATAGCATCCAAGGAAGCGGAACTTCAGAAATACCAGCAGCAGATGATGTCGATCAAGACCAACAAGGAATACGATGCCCTGGTCGCCGAAATCGACTCGGTGAAAAACGAAATCTCTACCAAAGAAACCGAACTTCTGGAGACTATCGAACTGATCACGACTCTCGAGAAAAACGCAGTCGAGTTCAAAGAGAAGCTCGATCAGGTGACCGAGAACAACACAAAACAGCTCGAGATTCTTCAGCAGAAGATCGACTCGATCGGCGACACGACCTCGGTCAAGAGAGGGGAGCGCAAAGAGGTGGCTTCGATGATTCCGCGCCCGATCATGTCGTCGTACGAACGCGTTCGCAAGGGGAAAGGCGGCTCGGCCGTAGTGGCGATCAAACACCGTGCCTGCGGAGCTTGCTACAAGGCGCTTACGCCGAAAAAGATTCAGGATATCCGCAAAGCGGAGAGCATCCTGACCTGCGACAACTGCGGACGGCTTTTGTACTGGGATGATAACGAATCAAATTAA
- the meaB gene encoding methylmalonyl Co-A mutase-associated GTPase MeaB, with translation MTILERFSQGDIRALSKVISHIENRSDGYRELLGQLYKMSGNSVRIGITGPPGAGKSTLVNGLVHEYLKQSKKIGIVAVDPTSPFTGGALLGDRVRMNEFPPGGGVYFRSMATRGATGGLSAATNNVTVALDAFGFDITLVETVGVGQVELDIIDACDTVVVAVVPESGDAVQTMKAGLMEIADIFVVNKADRPSAERLAMDLKQMLQTKAVKENAWKIPILKTVAVDRKNVDQLHDKIEEHLAFIKSSGQFETHRRQQIKKKILSILTNRFRTEFIEKLEAGLQLDEAVEIVCKGELDPFEASENLYNSLLPK, from the coding sequence ATGACTATTCTGGAAAGGTTCTCACAAGGCGATATCAGGGCACTCTCCAAGGTCATATCTCACATTGAAAACCGCTCCGATGGATACCGCGAGTTGCTCGGGCAGTTGTACAAGATGTCCGGCAACTCGGTGCGTATCGGCATCACCGGCCCGCCGGGGGCAGGTAAGTCGACACTGGTCAACGGGCTGGTTCACGAGTATCTCAAGCAAAGCAAGAAGATCGGGATCGTAGCGGTCGACCCGACCTCGCCATTCACCGGCGGCGCGCTTCTGGGCGACCGGGTGCGCATGAATGAGTTTCCACCGGGAGGTGGTGTCTATTTTCGTTCGATGGCTACGCGCGGCGCGACGGGCGGGCTTTCAGCCGCCACGAACAATGTCACGGTGGCGCTGGATGCTTTTGGATTCGATATCACGCTGGTGGAAACAGTCGGGGTGGGGCAGGTCGAGCTTGATATTATCGACGCCTGCGATACGGTCGTGGTGGCGGTCGTGCCGGAGTCGGGTGACGCTGTTCAGACGATGAAGGCCGGACTGATGGAGATAGCCGATATCTTCGTGGTCAACAAAGCCGATCGACCGAGTGCGGAGCGTTTGGCCATGGACCTCAAACAAATGCTCCAGACCAAAGCTGTCAAAGAAAATGCCTGGAAGATACCGATCCTGAAGACGGTTGCGGTTGACCGCAAGAATGTCGATCAGCTTCATGATAAGATAGAGGAGCATCTGGCCTTCATCAAAAGCAGCGGCCAGTTCGAAACTCACCGCCGTCAGCAAATAAAGAAGAAGATCCTCAGTATTCTTACCAATCGATTCAGGACGGAATTCATAGAGAAGCTCGAGGCCGGTCTGCAGTTGGATGAGGCTGTTGAAATTGTGTGTAAGGGCGAGTTGGACCCATTCGAAGCCAGCGAAAACCTCTACAACTCTCTGCTTCCGAAATAA
- the recJ gene encoding single-stranded-DNA-specific exonuclease RecJ, whose translation MSWVEKLAPLKWVPAPETDSELVYRLASETDLPVNVVKILVNRNIDTAAAIRQFLDPKLSDLKDPFELSDMDKGIERVTKALFDNEKIVIYGDYDVDGITATALLYMIFNKLGAQVDFYLPNRLLEGYGLSQESIDEAKSKGVSLIITVDTGITAVQEVAYARSQGLDVIVTDHHEPGESLPEAVAIINPKKPGCTYGGELSGVGVAFKFTQALYRALNQDERELEDHLDLVALGTAADIVPLIGENRVLTKYGIKQIARTTKPGLKSLNFVSGLMGKDISTGQVVFILAPRINALGRLGDAGQAIRLLSTRDERAGAKIARKLDQENKRRKEIDETTLNEALAQMEEVTDLDNDRAIVLAGEGWHQGVIGIVASRLVERYHLPTVMISIANGEGKGSARSIPGFHLCEALKECEPFLMKYGGHKYAAGLSIQADNIPAFRQKFIEVSNKYLSEDDILPKLLIDLEIELTDIDDAFMNAIEAFSPFGPQNMRPIFLTRNCEVLGQPYVVGRNHLKMKIKKGDAVFDVIGFGFGEMARVISAKGCLVDVVYVIEYNTYNNVTRKQIRLKDIKLTVGSIPSY comes from the coding sequence ATGAGTTGGGTTGAAAAGTTGGCCCCACTGAAGTGGGTGCCGGCTCCCGAAACTGACTCGGAACTGGTCTACAGGCTCGCGTCGGAAACCGATTTGCCGGTAAATGTCGTTAAGATCCTCGTAAATCGAAATATCGACACCGCTGCCGCGATAAGACAGTTCCTGGATCCGAAGCTATCCGATCTGAAAGACCCTTTCGAACTCTCCGATATGGACAAGGGAATCGAACGGGTCACCAAAGCCCTCTTCGATAACGAAAAAATCGTTATCTATGGAGATTACGACGTCGACGGTATCACCGCCACCGCCCTTCTCTATATGATTTTCAACAAACTGGGGGCCCAGGTCGATTTTTATCTGCCGAACCGTTTGCTTGAGGGATACGGATTATCCCAGGAAAGCATCGACGAGGCAAAGTCAAAAGGTGTCTCACTCATAATTACTGTGGACACCGGGATAACCGCGGTTCAGGAAGTCGCGTATGCCCGTTCGCAGGGGCTCGATGTAATCGTTACCGACCATCATGAACCCGGCGAGTCCCTCCCCGAGGCGGTTGCCATCATCAATCCCAAAAAGCCCGGGTGCACCTATGGAGGTGAACTGTCCGGAGTGGGGGTGGCGTTCAAATTCACGCAGGCCCTTTACCGGGCTTTAAATCAGGATGAACGTGAACTGGAGGATCATTTGGATTTGGTGGCTCTGGGAACGGCTGCCGATATCGTTCCGCTCATTGGTGAAAATCGGGTTCTGACAAAATACGGCATAAAACAGATTGCTCGAACAACCAAGCCGGGCCTCAAGTCGTTGAATTTTGTCTCTGGTCTCATGGGCAAAGATATCAGCACCGGTCAGGTTGTTTTCATACTGGCCCCGCGAATCAATGCCCTGGGTCGTCTGGGCGACGCCGGTCAGGCGATCCGTCTGTTGTCCACCCGCGATGAGCGGGCCGGAGCCAAAATCGCGCGCAAACTCGATCAGGAAAACAAACGCCGCAAGGAAATCGATGAGACCACCCTCAACGAAGCGCTGGCGCAGATGGAAGAGGTTACGGATCTGGACAACGATCGCGCTATCGTGCTGGCCGGTGAAGGCTGGCACCAGGGGGTTATCGGCATCGTGGCCAGCAGACTCGTCGAACGGTATCACCTTCCGACAGTGATGATCTCGATCGCCAACGGCGAGGGTAAAGGGTCCGCCAGGTCCATTCCGGGGTTCCACCTGTGCGAAGCTCTCAAAGAGTGCGAGCCGTTTCTGATGAAATACGGTGGCCACAAATATGCGGCGGGATTGTCGATTCAGGCGGACAACATCCCGGCTTTCAGGCAGAAATTCATCGAAGTATCCAACAAATACCTGTCCGAAGACGATATTCTGCCAAAACTCCTCATTGATCTGGAAATTGAATTGACGGATATCGATGATGCCTTTATGAACGCTATCGAGGCGTTCTCTCCGTTCGGTCCCCAGAATATGCGTCCGATTTTTCTCACCCGCAATTGCGAGGTGCTGGGGCAGCCGTATGTGGTGGGCCGAAACCATTTGAAGATGAAAATCAAAAAGGGTGATGCCGTTTTCGATGTTATCGGGTTCGGATTCGGCGAGATGGCCCGCGTTATCTCAGCCAAGGGATGTCTTGTCGATGTCGTGTACGTGATTGAGTACAATACGTACAACAATGTCACCCGCAAGCAAATTAGGCTGAAGGATATCAAGTTGACGGTCGGGAGTATCCCGTCCTATTGA
- a CDS encoding acyl-CoA carboxylase subunit beta has translation MSLEEKLNQLEKMRAEAKLGGGEKRIESQHKKGKLTARERIELLVDPNSFEEFDMFMTHRTSGFGMEEQRVLGDGVVTGCGKINGRKVYIFSQDFTVFGGSLSEAHAEKICKIMDMAMKVGAPVIGLNDSGGARIQEGVVSLGGYADIFLRNTLASGVVPQISVILGPCAGGAVYSPAITDFTLMTKGTSYMFVTGPNVVKTVTHEVVTSEELGGAMVHASKSGVAHFACENEADTISCLKRLLAYLPQNNLEDPPFVECTDPYDREDEQLNRIIPDNPNQPYDIKEVIERVVDKGSFHEVHEEFAQNIVVGFAHLGGRSIGIIANQPAVLAGVLDINSSIKGARFIRFCDAFNIPILTFEDVPGFLPGVDQEHGGIIKNGAKLLYAYCEATVPKVTVITRKAYGGAYDVMNSKHVRGDMNYAWPTAEIAVMGPKGAVEIIFKKNIAEAKDPEAEAQRLTDDYREKFANPYIAASRGYVDDVIEPKTTRPRLIRAFEMLETKKDSNPPKKHGNIPL, from the coding sequence ATGTCACTTGAAGAAAAGCTGAACCAATTGGAGAAGATGCGCGCCGAGGCCAAACTCGGCGGCGGTGAAAAGCGCATTGAGTCCCAGCACAAAAAGGGAAAGCTGACAGCACGGGAACGAATAGAACTGCTGGTTGACCCGAACTCTTTCGAAGAGTTCGACATGTTCATGACCCACCGCACATCGGGTTTCGGGATGGAAGAGCAGAGAGTGCTCGGCGATGGTGTCGTGACCGGATGCGGCAAAATTAACGGCCGCAAAGTCTACATCTTCTCGCAGGATTTCACCGTTTTCGGCGGTTCCCTTTCCGAGGCTCATGCCGAGAAGATTTGCAAGATAATGGATATGGCCATGAAAGTCGGCGCGCCGGTTATCGGGCTCAACGACTCCGGCGGCGCCCGCATTCAGGAAGGGGTGGTATCGCTGGGCGGCTATGCAGATATCTTCCTGCGCAACACGCTCGCCTCGGGAGTGGTACCCCAGATATCGGTCATTCTCGGACCCTGTGCCGGCGGCGCCGTGTACAGTCCCGCCATTACCGATTTCACGCTGATGACCAAGGGAACGTCTTACATGTTCGTCACCGGTCCCAACGTGGTCAAAACCGTGACGCACGAGGTCGTGACTTCCGAAGAGCTTGGCGGCGCTATGGTGCACGCCTCTAAATCGGGCGTGGCGCACTTCGCCTGCGAAAACGAGGCCGACACGATTTCATGCCTGAAAAGGCTTTTGGCATACCTGCCGCAGAACAATCTCGAAGATCCGCCTTTTGTCGAATGCACCGATCCTTATGACCGGGAAGACGAACAGCTAAACCGCATCATCCCGGATAATCCCAACCAGCCCTACGATATTAAAGAAGTTATCGAACGCGTTGTCGATAAGGGATCGTTTCACGAGGTGCACGAAGAGTTCGCCCAGAACATCGTCGTAGGCTTCGCCCATCTTGGCGGACGGTCAATCGGTATTATTGCCAACCAGCCTGCTGTTCTGGCGGGTGTGCTGGATATCAATTCGTCCATAAAAGGCGCGCGGTTCATTCGCTTCTGCGACGCTTTCAATATCCCCATCCTGACGTTCGAGGATGTCCCCGGATTTCTACCCGGTGTGGATCAGGAACATGGCGGCATCATTAAGAACGGCGCGAAGCTTCTGTATGCCTACTGTGAGGCCACCGTTCCGAAAGTGACGGTCATAACGCGCAAGGCTTATGGCGGTGCTTACGATGTTATGAACAGCAAGCATGTGCGCGGGGATATGAATTACGCCTGGCCGACGGCGGAGATCGCCGTGATGGGTCCCAAGGGAGCGGTGGAAATCATATTCAAGAAGAATATCGCCGAAGCAAAAGACCCCGAGGCCGAAGCCCAGCGTTTGACCGACGATTACCGCGAGAAATTTGCCAATCCGTATATCGCGGCATCGCGGGGGTATGTTGATGATGTAATCGAGCCGAAGACGACCCGTCCGCGGTTGATACGCGCTTTTGAAATGCTTGAGACGAAAAAAGACTCGAACCCGCCGAAGAAACACGGCAACATTCCGCTTTAA
- a CDS encoding acyl-CoA dehydrogenase family protein, with product MSKNIDPRQQAVRDMVKEFAEKEMYPVSKQLDQMPEPRKFPTELYKKIGAAGFIGFNMPKEYGGQNKTHLEYVTLVEELCYHDAAIGLLCAVAELATFPIINFASEEQKKKYVPDCASGKRIPAFVLTEPEAGSDAANQSTVAVDKGDHYLVNGEKIFIMHGDVAEIGVLFCKIEGKPKLSALIVDDTKQPGWQARTLKNKMGMRAATTGGIILKDVKVPKENLLGEYGKGFRYAMTTLDSARIGVAAQGVGVAQRALDESVAYAKKRMAFGQPIAKLQAIQWMIADMATRLEAARGLMHKAVLLQDAGEKFSLEASMAKLYATETANFCVDRAMQIHAGYGFIGEFSPIEKLYRDQRVLEIYEGTSEVQRLVIAGNIIGR from the coding sequence ATGTCAAAAAATATCGATCCACGCCAGCAGGCGGTCAGAGACATGGTCAAGGAGTTTGCGGAAAAGGAAATGTATCCGGTCTCGAAACAACTCGACCAGATGCCGGAGCCGCGCAAGTTTCCCACCGAACTGTACAAGAAAATCGGTGCGGCCGGGTTCATAGGATTCAACATGCCCAAGGAATACGGCGGCCAGAACAAGACCCATCTGGAATATGTCACGCTGGTGGAAGAACTGTGTTATCACGATGCCGCTATCGGACTGCTGTGCGCGGTGGCGGAGCTGGCGACATTCCCGATTATCAATTTCGCCAGTGAAGAGCAGAAAAAGAAATATGTCCCCGATTGTGCTTCGGGCAAGAGGATACCGGCTTTCGTATTGACCGAACCTGAAGCCGGCTCTGATGCCGCCAACCAGAGCACGGTGGCGGTAGACAAGGGCGACCATTATCTCGTCAACGGCGAGAAGATTTTCATCATGCACGGCGATGTTGCCGAGATCGGCGTGCTCTTTTGCAAGATCGAAGGTAAGCCGAAACTGTCGGCTCTGATTGTTGATGACACCAAGCAGCCCGGATGGCAGGCGCGCACGCTGAAGAACAAGATGGGCATGCGGGCCGCGACCACCGGTGGGATTATACTAAAAGACGTGAAAGTTCCGAAAGAGAATCTTCTCGGTGAATACGGCAAGGGCTTCCGCTATGCCATGACCACGCTCGACAGCGCCCGTATCGGTGTGGCCGCGCAGGGTGTTGGGGTGGCGCAGCGCGCGCTCGATGAATCGGTCGCCTACGCCAAAAAGCGCATGGCCTTCGGCCAGCCGATCGCGAAGCTTCAGGCTATCCAGTGGATGATCGCCGATATGGCGACTCGCCTCGAAGCGGCCCGGGGTCTGATGCACAAGGCCGTGCTGCTTCAGGATGCCGGTGAGAAATTCTCGCTGGAAGCTTCCATGGCCAAGCTGTACGCGACCGAGACGGCCAATTTCTGCGTCGACCGCGCCATGCAGATTCACGCCGGATACGGCTTCATCGGTGAATTCTCGCCGATCGAGAAGCTTTATCGCGACCAGCGCGTGCTGGAGATCTACGAAGGTACCTCCGAGGTGCAGCGCCTCGTTATCGCCGGCAATATCATAGGACGCTAA
- a CDS encoding cobalamin B12-binding domain-containing protein — MSQKIRILLAKPGLDGHDRGIKVIAAAFRDAGMEVIYSGLRQTPAMIVDAAIQEDVHAIGLSILSGAHMTLFPAVLEEMKTRGADDIILFGGGIIPDDDKVELEKMGVARIFTPGAPTEEAINFIRQAVADKKPDEKIM; from the coding sequence ATGAGTCAAAAAATCAGAATTCTGTTGGCCAAGCCCGGTCTCGATGGTCACGACCGGGGAATCAAGGTGATCGCGGCGGCGTTTCGCGACGCCGGCATGGAGGTCATCTACTCGGGGTTGCGTCAAACGCCGGCGATGATTGTCGATGCCGCTATTCAGGAAGATGTTCACGCGATCGGGTTATCTATCTTGTCGGGAGCGCACATGACACTTTTTCCGGCGGTACTGGAAGAGATGAAGACACGGGGCGCCGATGATATAATTCTCTTCGGCGGCGGCATCATTCCCGATGACGACAAGGTTGAGCTGGAGAAAATGGGCGTAGCGAGAATATTCACGCCGGGAGCGCCCACCGAAGAAGCCATCAATTTTATCCGTCAGGCAGTGGCGGATAAAAAGCCTGATGAAAAGATAATGTAA